One Phaseolus vulgaris cultivar G19833 chromosome 2, P. vulgaris v2.0, whole genome shotgun sequence DNA window includes the following coding sequences:
- the LOC137809227 gene encoding uncharacterized protein yields MDAVIPVTLVGPKATFTGMEDPEAHLTTFHTQMILIGGSDAVRCKLFMSTLVGTMMDWFISLPDGHVTSFAQLSKLFREQYIANHAPPPNSYDLFDVRQYQGESMKEFVNRFGAQVVKLNTKDEMMMVHAFRKGICPGPFSESLIRSRPKTFSEIRR; encoded by the coding sequence ATGGATGCTGTGATACCAGTTACGTTAGTGGGACCGAAAGCCAcgttcacagggatggaggatccagaggcccatctcacaactttccatacgcagatgattcTGATTGGTGGTTCTGATGCAGTAAGGTGCAAattgttcatgagcacgctgGTAGGAACGatgatggattggttcatcagcctccctgatggccaTGTGACGTCATTTGCTCAGTTGTCAAAGTTGTTTAGGGAGCAATACATTGCGAATCATGCTCCCCCACCCAACTCTTACGATCTTTTCGACGTAAGACAGTACCAGGGTGAGTCGATGAAGGAGTTTGTTaaccgttttggggcgcaggtggtgaagTTAAACACTAAGGACGAGATGATGATGGTTCACGCGTTTAGAAAGGGGATTTGTCCAGGACCTTTTAGTGAATCACTCATCAGGAGCCGCCCCAAGACCTTCAGCGAAATAAGGCGTTGA